One window from the genome of Zymoseptoria tritici IPO323 chromosome 11, whole genome shotgun sequence encodes:
- the MgWCO1 gene encoding blue-light-activated transcription factor (White collar protein-encoding gene MgWCO1. Predicted product: .) — translation MNGYTYPGNYSGDSMDNGDDQQTQDMLMMSEGGMMGQVPGGQSLDDIVNQNAKMIRRQSMPLPQNFGNSSTSHPQHLNADMRRISMLDYGSQSPANNFHYDNNTSMDQTGFSSGNVASGNVTPAAPSQQRSSSMNRRRSGTGMSLEADYNGQNYGNLMSSNAGYGQSPVHPSNTMDMGMASPYLDTNMGMNMDYGVEQNLGDSMPMGMYAPPQFNQNPSLSSPMHSTSPHQGTPHSVKDATGGNSVHTQYSNSHSGNTPNTVRHMSRPQSLHVPDVSSPAHGTSPLSHPPMTSSSRQQQSSARPAGLRHQSSTGSFQRPQQSPAQTPAQDRSNDQPRQTYEAGFAWEAPEGGWPSTLSGKTHMNTVYKNAYSSTGFDMLGVLMRIATRPNPQINIGSVDLSCAFVVCDAEKDDFPIVYCSDNFERLTGYTKHMILGRNCRFLQSPDGNVAPGVRRKYVDDDSVLYLKNMITARQESQISLINYRRGGQPFMNLLTMIPITWDSDQVKFFVGFQVDLVEQPSSVTNKNPDGSYSINYQRGMTMPRYVMNAPEQSGLAEYGQTIPRDDVSTILSTIGSGESDFAKRMWDKVLLENTDDVVHVLSLKGLFQWVSPSAARILEYEPSEIIGTALSSVCHPSDIVPVTRELKDTSSGASVNVVFRIRRKNSGYMWFEGHGSLHTEQGKGRKSIIMVGRERPVYTLSKADIVANGGIGENELWTKLSTSGMFLFVSSNVRQLLDRQPEELIGISIQSLMRTESKTEFGRILEHARTGKKASVKHEMINRRGQVLSAFTTLYPGDAIEGQKPTFIVAQTRLIKFSRGSQAPRPAIYPTGDRASSESVVSGATSNHPGDGQNCNSTSQRYHNTDGSAATYAGQNGLALGHQDQSLASDDNLFDELKTTKSSSWQYEIRQLEKRNRLLAEEVQSLIAAKKKRKRRKGAGNAQKDCANCHTRVTPEWRRGPSGQRDLCNSCGLRWAKLNGRVSPRTSSQQSAHSAASDRASKASASPKHVKHEGSRMADGTGAGGVGGGVAGDGKSAQKPTTVEGHGASMEGAMGVPAKIDEGVEPND, via the exons ATGAATGGCTACACCTATCCCGGAAACTACTCCGGCGACTCAATGGACAATGGGGATGATCAACAGACGCAGGACATGCTCATGATGAGTGAGGGCGGCATGATGGGCCAGGTGCCCGGCGGTCAGTCGCTGGACGACATTGTCAATCAGAACGCCAAGATGATCCGCCGACAGAGCATGCCGCTCCCGCAGAACTTTGGCAATAGCAGTACATCACATCCTCAACATCTGAATGCCGACATGCGCCGCATTTCCATGCTGGACTATGGATCGCAGTCGCCGGCGAACAACTTTCACTATGACAACAATACATCGATGGACCAGACTGGCTTCTCGTCGGGGAACGTCGCCTCGGGAAATGTCACGCCTGCTGCTCCGTCTCAGCAGCGTTCATCGTCGATGAATCGGAGAAGGTCTGGCACGGGCATGTCACTAGAGGCGGATTACAATGGACAGAATTATGGGAATCTCATGTCTTCGAATGCGGGATATGGACAGTCGCCGGTGCATCCGTCGAATACAATGGACATGGGCATGGCGAGTCCGTATCTTGACACCAACATGGGCATGAATATGGATTATGGTGTTGAGCAGAATTTGGGTGACTCCATGCCGATGGGCATGTACGCTCCGCCTCAGTTCAACCAGAACCCATCTCTCAGCTCGCCAATGCACTCGACATCTCCACATCAAGGAACGCCTCATTCAGTAAAAGATGCAACAGGAGGGAACAGTGTACACACACAATACAGCAATAGCCATTCGGGCAATACACCCAACACCGTCCGGCATATGTCACGACCGCAGAGTCTGCATGTTCCTGACGTGTCGAGTCCTGCTCACGGTACATCACCCTTGAGTCATCCGCCGATGACCTCTTCATCACGGCAGCAGCAAAGCTCTGCTCGACCGGCAGGTCTGCGGCATCAGAGTTCTACAGGGAGTTTTCAACGGCCGCAACAAAGTCCGGCGCAGACTCCCGCACAGGATCGCAGTAATGATCAACCTCGCCAGACGTATGAGGCT GGGTTTGCGTGGGAGGCTCCGGAAGGAGGATGGCCGTCCACTTTGAGTGGCAAGACGCATATGAATACTGTGTACAAGAATGCGTATTCCTCGACCGGGTTTGATATGCTGGGCGTGTTG ATGCGCATTGCCACACGACCTAATCCTCAGATCAACATCGGATCCGTCGATTTGTCCTGCGCCTTTGTGGTGTGCGATGCGGAGAAGGACGACTTTCCCATCGTGTACTGCTCCGATAATTTCGAACGTCTGACCGGCTACACGAAGCACATGATTCTCGGGAGGAATTGCCGCTTCCTCCAATCCCCAGATGGAAACGTCGCACCGGGTGTTCGACGGAAGTATGTCGACGATGATTCCGTCCTCTATCTGAAGAACATGATCACCGCACGGCAGGAATCACAAATCTCGCTGATCAACTATCGCCGAGGAGGTCAGCCGTTCATGAATCTGCTGACGATGATTCCCATCACATGGGACTCGGATCAGGTCAAGTTCTTTGTGGGGTTTCAAGTCGACTTGGTGGAGCAGCCGAGTTCGGTGACCAACAAGAATCCTG ATGGTTCTTACTCGATCAACTACCAACGTGGAATGACAATGCCGCGATATGTCATGAACGCACCGGAACAATCTGGTCTTGCCGAGTATGGCCAGACAATCCCACGGGATGATGTCTCGACCATCCTCAGCACGATTGGCAGTGGGGAGTCCGATTTTGCCAAACGCATGTGGGACAAGGTGTTGCTGGAGAACACCGACGATGTCGTCCATGTCCTGTCGTTGAAGGGACTCTTCCAATGGGTGTCGCCATCAGCTGCGAGGATCCTGGAGTACGAGCCGAGTGAGATTATCGGCACCGCATTGAGTTCCGTCTGCCATCCGAGTGATATCGTCCCGGTGACGAGAGAGTTGAAGGACACGTCGAGCGGAGCGTCGGTGAATGTTGTCTTCCGCATCAGGAGGAAGAACAGCGGGTATATGTGGTTTGAAGGGCACGGCTCGTTGCATACTGAACAAGGCAAGGGGAGGAAGTCGATCATCATGGTGGGGAGGGAACGACCGGTCTACACTCTCAGCAAGGCGGACATCGTCGCGAACGGAGGGATCGGCGAGAACGAACTGTGGACGAAATTGTCCACCTCGGGCATGTTCCTGTTTGTGTCTTCGAATGTGAGGCAACTTCTGGACCGGCAACCGGAGGAGCTGATTGGAATCAGCATTCAATCTCTGATGCGGACAGAGTCGAAGACTGAATTTGGCCGCATTCTGGAACACGCGAGGACGGGCAAGAAGGCGAGCGTCAAACATGAGATGATCAACCGGAGAGGCCAGGTTCTGTCGGCATTCACCACGCTCTACCCCGGTGATGCCATTGAAGGGCAGAAACCCACCTTCATCGTCGCACAGACCCGTCTGATCAAGTTCTCTCGCGGAAGCCAAGCACCCCGTCCAGCGATCTACCCCACAGGCGACCGCGCCTCGTCCGAGTCGGTCGTCTCCGGCGCGACATCCAACCATCCGGGCGACGGTCAAAATTGCAACTCGACAAGTCAACGATATCACAACACCGACGGCTCGGCGGCGACCTACGCCGGACAGAATGGCCTAGCGCTCGGCCATCAGGACCAATCCCTCGCGAGTGACGACAACCTGTTTGATGAGCTGAAGACGACCAAGTCCAGTTCATGGCAGTATGAGATTCGACAATTAGAGAAGAGGAATCGCCTCCTGGCGGAAGAAGTACAAAGTCTGATcgccgcgaagaagaagcggaaaCGTCGCAAGGGCGCGGGGAACGCGCAGAAGGATTGTGCGAATTGTCATACGCGCGTCACGCCCGAGTGGAGGCGCGGACCGAGTGGGCAGAGGGATTTGTGTAATAGTTGTGGGTTGAGGTGGGCGAAGTTG AATGGAAGAGTCTCCCCGAGGACGTCGAGCCAGCAGAGCGCGCACTCGGCCGCGAGCGATCGGGCGAGTAAAGCGAGTGCGAGTCCGAAGCATGTGAAGCATGAGGGGAGTCGGATGGCGGATGGGACGGGTGCGGGTGGGGTTGGTGGAGGTGTAGCGGGGGACGGCAAGTCTGCGCAGAAGCCGACGACGGTGGAGGGGCATGGGGCGAGTATGGAGGGCGCCATGGGGGTTCCGGCGAAGATTGATGAGGGGGTTGAGCCGAatgattga
- the RDR2403 gene encoding RNA-directed RNA polymerase (required for posttranscriptional gene silencing and RNA interference RNA processing and modification) — MDIFVQNVPDHATRRHIEDFFRNVFSDCGIKKFHAEKLGDKPLANITVLDVAAAQVFLDRYGRTQHPRRGQPRLHWGGKYIIVSRSKNEVSPWALKSLADTPQKSQPSAVECLPGTKGQASASFPGITLQCGRWEYVKVGGQNAQLVFVSEFTDNRPGRIVVGSKEAVILLGPDGSDQCRIDFSYHPSDCIDIVVGTYEEPSITFNLNKAPKIYEVPAFDELAAQMTALLLGPRAQKPRPPKKIRLSGINNVHQKVAGTCWAYRFVLEDARKLPDLRKLLAKNAKMCSVQALKTKTTYPKDFLEDNFIRLSHELTRGTWPRKPFTVHYQIERLARNGYLPPLTVIKLLPKISILYDTYGDDPVCAALRRLSRDVPFPGPGTQAHDFTVGSLEEQLGDFASSYDEYAPDNPYELTRRHTHINLVHKVVVMPTGLRLEGPEPEPTNRVLRRYAKYTDFFLRVEFRDEDGATVRYDPRTDLHRVYHGRFKTVLDSSILISGRAFSFLGFSHSSLRSQSCWFMAPFVFNGSLRYADHVLQDLGEFKMIRTPAKCAARIGQNFTDTNTSVELRPEQVYWLNDVERNGRTFSDGVGIISMELLQSVWRVYGTRRLLKPTILQIRFQGCKGMVSLDTRLRGKCLALRKSMRKFQTETTWDLEICGAAFRPLPMILNRQFTKIFEDLGIPLSVFMDLQQKSVDKLRRMTHSAINTANFLDETECTKAARVPSLIRYLGQMGLDYRHDPFLYNVVEMSVVSKLRDIKYRGRIPIDDGVTLYGIMDETGVLKANEIFVVTEKAPLGGRSVLVRNNVIVTRSPAMHPGDVQIVNAVDVPQGSPLRQLSNVVVFSQHGDRDLPSMLSGGDLDGDIYNVIWLPQLVPEVTYDAADYPKVPTEELDRDVNRKDMSDFFVKFMESDQLGMICTAHLQIADQRERGVLDPDCIKLSAMASTAVDFSKTGIPVNLAQMPRYDRCKPDFMAPSPRVIVSEQGYIAFEDEDEDEDVAFEGIDTERRSYRFYRSDKALGHLFRAIDERQFIDKMQVDRAAYPRDNGQELMETVLEYAQRWADQYGVLYGHHRTLARNIRACYDDALANLLVDYEPSPHSPLSEIEVFAGQILGRVAGPQGNTLRDLAKTMRERFATVVEHTIVRITKGDEAMKDAEYMDELMTLEDDEHYDERELEALPRALACLEVAVNESGYKDRKVGELNSFEYVAAGVCLRELDRYRVTTFGSLSGLPRV, encoded by the exons ATGGACATCTTCGTCCAAAATGTGCCCGACCACGCCACCCGCCGGCACATCGAGGACTTCTTTCGCAATGTCTTCTCGGACTGCGGCATCAAGAAGTTCCATGCCGAGAAGTTGGGCGACAAACCTCTCGCCAACATTACTGTACTTGACGTTGCCGCTGCGCAAGTGTTCCTCGACAGGTATGGGCGGACACAACACCCTCGACGCGGGCAGCCACGTCTTCACTGGGGCGGCAAATATATCATCGTCAGCCGGAGCAAGAACGAGGTGAGCCCTTGGGCTTTGAAGTCTCTCGCCGACACTCCTCAGAAAAGCCAGCCGTCGGCCGTGGAGTGTCTTCCTGGAACCAAAGGCCAAGCCTCGGCCTCATTCCCTGGCATCACTCTCCAGTGCGGACGTTGGGAGTACGTCAAAGTTGGCGGACAGAATGCGCAGCTCGTGTTCGTCAGCGAGTTTACCGACAATCGGCCAGGACGTATAGTGGTGGGTTCCAAGGAGGCCGTCATCCTGCTCGGTCCTGACGGCTCGGATCAATGCCGGATCGATTTCAGCTACCACCCAAGCGACTGCATCGACATTGTCGTTGGGACCTACGAAGAGCCTTCGATCACCTTCAATTTGAACAAGGCGCCAAA GATTTACGAAGTTCCTGCCTTCGACGAGCTCGCTGCGCAGATGACTGCGCTTCTGCTCGGACCCAGAGCACAGAAACCGCGGCCACCGAAGAAGATTCGTCTTTCTGGAATCAACAACGTCCACCAGAAAGTCGCTGGCACTTGCTGGGCATACCGTTTTGTGCTCGAAGATGCGAGGAAACTACCCGACCTTCGCAAGCTGTTGGCGAAAAATGCGAAAATGTGCTCTGTGCAAGCGCTCAAGACAAAGACCACATATCCGAAAGACTTTCTCGAGGACAACTTCATCCGGCTCTCTCACGAGTTGACACGCGGGACGTGGCCCCGAAAACCTTTCACGGTGCACTACCAGATTGAAAGACTGGCGAGGAATGGATACCTGCCACCACTGACCGTGATAAAGCTGCTTCCCAAGATCTCGATCCTTTATGATACGTACGGCGACGATCCGGTCTGCGCTGCCCTTAGGCGCTTGTCGCGAGATGTCCCCTTTCCTGGTCCTGGAACGCAGGCACACGACTTCACCGTCGGCTCGCTCGAAGAACAGCTCGGCGACTTCGCATCAAGCTACGATGAGTATGCACCCGACAATCCGTACGAGCTCACTCGCCGCCACACCCACATCAACCTGGTGCACAAAGTCGTGGTCATGCCGACAGGTCTCCGCCTCGAGGGTCCAGAGCCAGAACCGACCAACCGCGTCCTCCGTCGTTATGCCAAGTATACTGATTTCTTCCTGCGAGTGGAGTTCCGGGACGAAGATGGAGCAACAGTTCGTTACGACCCTCGCACCGATCTGCACCGGGTCTATCACGGCCGTTTCAAGACAGTCCTGGACAGCAGTATCCTCATCTCTGGTCGTGCATTCTCATTCCTCGGCTTTTCTCATTCCTCGCTTCGAAGTCAATCCTGCTGGTTTATGGCTCCATTTGTCTTCAACGGAAGCTTGCGATACGCAGATCACGTCCTTCAGGATCTTGGCGAATTCAAAATGATCAGAACACCCGCGAAGTGCGCTGCACGGATTGGTCAGAACTTCACAGACACTAATACATCGGTCGAGCTCCGGCCGGAGCAAGTGTACTGGCTGAACGATGTGGAACGCAATGGCCGAACCTTCAGCGATGGCGTCGGCATCATCTCAATGGAGCTCCTGCAAAGCGTCTGGCGTGTCTATGGCACGAGGCGGCTGCTCAAGCCGACCATCTTGCAAATTCGTTTCCAGGGCTGCAAAGGAATGGTTTCACTGGACACCCGCTTACGAGGCAAGTGTCTGGCCTTGCGCAAGTCCATGCGGAAGTTCCAAACCGAGACTACGTGGGACTTGGAGATATGTGGCGCAGCATTTCGACCATTGCCCATGATTCTCAACCGCCAGTTCACAAAAATATTCGAAGACTTGGGCATCCCGCTGAGCGTGTTCATGGATCTGCAGCAGAAGTCCGTGGACAAGTTGCGTCGGATGACACACTCAGCGATCAACACGGCGAACTTCCTTGACGAAACAGAGTGCACAAAGGCTGCACGAGTACCTTCGCTGATCCGATATTTGGGACAGATGGGTCTCGACTACCGTCACGATCCGTTTCTCTACAACGTGGTGGAGATGTCGGTGGTGTCGAAGCTCCGCGACATCAAGTACCGTGGCCGCATTCCCATCGATGATGGTGTCACGCTCTACGGCATCATGGACGAAACTGGTGTGCTCAAGGCCAACGAGATTTTCGTCGTCACCGAGAAGGCCCCTTTAGGAGGAAGGTCGGTTTTAGTCCGCAACAATGTCATTGTGACCCGATCGCCAGCCATGCACCCTGGCGACGTCCAGATCGTGAACGCCGTCGACGTTCCTCAAGGCTCTCCACTGAGACAACTCTCCAACGTTGTGGTCTTCAGCCAGCATGGAGACCGGGATCTGCCCAGCATGCTTAGTGGGGGTGATCTCGATGGCGACATCTACAACGTTATCTGGCTGCCTCAGCTGGTGCCTGAGGTCACATACGATGCGGCCGATTATCCCAAGGTTCCGACAGAGGAGCTGGACCGAGATGTCAATCGGAAGGACATGTCTGACTTCTTCGTGAAGTTTATGGAGAGTGATCAATTGGGCATGA TCTGCACCGCACATCTGCAAATTGCAGATCAGCGCGAGAGAGGCGTGCTTGATCCGGACTGCATCAAGCTATCTGCCATGGCTTCCACT GCCGTTGACTTCTCGAAGACAGGCATCCCAGTCAATCTGGCACAAATGCCCAGATACGACAGATGCAAGCCAGACTTCATGGCACCCAGCCCTCGAGTCATCGTCTCCGAGCAAGGCTACATCGCGtttgaggacgaggatgaggacgaggacgtcgCTTTCGAGGGTATCGATACCGAGCGGCGAAGTTATCGCTTCTACCGGTCCGACAAGGCGCTTGGGCATCTATTCCGAGCGATCGATGAGCGGCAGTTCATCGACAAGATGCAGGTTGATCGTGCGGCCTACCCTCGCGACAATGGACAAGAACTTATGGAGACTGTGCTTGAATACGCACAGCGCTGGGCCGATCAATACGGCGTGCTGTACGGGCATCACCGCACGCTGGCTCGCAATATCCGGGCATG CTACGACGACGCCCTCGCCAACCTTCTTGTCGACTACGAGCCCTCGCCACACTCACCACTGTCCGAAATCGAAGTCTTCGCTGGGCAAATCCTCGGCCGCGTCGCCGGACCTCAAGGAAACACCCTCCGTGACCTCGCAAAGACCATGCGTGAACGCTTCGCCACGGTGGTCGAACACACCATCGTACGCATCACCAAGGGAGATGAGGCGATGAAGGACGCGGAGTACATGGACGAGCTCATGAcgttggaggatgatgagcaCTACGATGAGCGTGAACTCGAAGCACTCCCGCGTGCGCTGGCTTGTCTGGAGGTCGCGGTGAATGAGTCGGGTTACAAGGATCGGAAAGTAGGAGAACTCAACAGCTTTGAGTATGTTGCAGCGGGAGTGTGCTTGAGGGAGCTAGACAGGTACCGGGTCACTACGTTTGGCAGCCTGTCGGGTCTACCGCGGGTTTGA